The following is a genomic window from Rutidosis leptorrhynchoides isolate AG116_Rl617_1_P2 chromosome 8, CSIRO_AGI_Rlap_v1, whole genome shotgun sequence.
atatatatatatatatatatatatatataaactacacaaagatatggaaatggaaaaacgtttttcatcttcttcttcgtttCTGTCGACCAAGGCCACAAACCCGCCACCGGTCATCGCCTTCGAGCCACTCTGCACAACCGTAAACCACCACCCTTATCAACCGTCACCACCTCACCTCCTTATCTTGAATCACCGCCACCAAGAACCTCCGTCATCACTCTTACTAAAATCTCTCTTCGCATAAACCCATGTGCACACCATCGAGAACCACCCTAATCAAACCCACCACCACCTACGGTCATTTGATCACCACCATCGACTCTTATTACTGTTTCCGTTTGCTGCTGCTGTAACACCTTCAGACACCACAAAACTTGCCATAAAACTCACTCCTACTCGTCTATTGTTGCTGTGTTGTTGTGCTACGCTGCTACTGCAGCTGTCATTTCTGTGTTCTGTTCGCACAGTGTCCCCACCCAACCGACACCATCTCTGGCTATAATCTCCATAACCACCGTCATGAACCATCACAACCGATCACCTTCTTCTTCCTCTTTCTCTCTCCATTTCTCTCTctaccattatatttttattttgttttcgtttTGCTGGGTCACGATTATTGTTGGTACCCATTTGTTGCTACTGCTATACACACCCATCATCACTCAAGACTCCTGCAAACCCTGATCGAaccgttgttatcattattttttttttctgctaCAGTGACGGGTTAAATGGGAAGACGATGAACAGTACTAAACTATTGTTGCTCTCCATTTTTTTTTGTTACTCGTTTTATCTGTGTTGAACGCTACTTCTTGATGAAAATACCATCACTTACAAACTACCGATGTTTTGTGGGGTTTAACATTCATATATAAAGATGATGATTTAAGGATAGAGAATAATGATGCTGTTGTATTGAtttcgataatgatgatgatgatcaagtAATGATTATGAAGAATTGATGCAGagatgatgaggatgataatgagaCGGTGATGACGTGAACTGAATTACGATGATGTCGGGGTTATTAGGGTGATGGTtatgatgataagatgatgatgataattgataaatggaagatgatgatgttcatgatgatatgatgatgatgatgtacgatgatgatgattgaatgaagttGTTCATTTTCTGTTTGTTTTTGTGTGTTCACTATCGAcacattttttttctttaaattaaaggtagtattattatatttattataattattattattattattattattattattattattattattattaatattattattattattattattattattataataataataattattattattattattattattattattattattattattattattagtattatccttattattgatattacaattttcattattgttaaaagtatttttattaaaatgagtgaaagttatcatttaaaattatcatctttattaaaattatcattaaaattataagaatcattgttattattaaaattttcattattattagaattatcattaaaggtatcaatttttttttattatcattattattattaattttatcattattaataatactatcattatcattattattattattattattattattattattattattattattattattattattattattattattattgttattattattattattatttttacaaacaaaagataaatatataaagatatatatctaTTACGTATATTATGTATACTAATactagatttttaatatattaacaaatataatattatttatatcactaataacaatatataaacttgttcaattacggttatatgttttaatatatatatacttgatataggtccgtgaatctgaggccaaccctatatttgttcaatgatgttatatgtatttttactacaaaatacattatggtaagtttcatttgctccctttttatatatatttttgggctgagaatacatgcgctgatttataaatgttttacgaaataggcacaagtactaaaactaattctatgtgggtttaaaccagaaatatacccttagcttggtaacattaaactacttgtctatgtacggtaggcgcgaatcctaaagatagatctattgggtctgacaaaccccatcctgactatgggatgctttagtacttcgaggttattttaaacacacctgatctggtgtacttcagagggtaaaacatgaacgttaaagcttgttaccgggtgcctacaacttatagaatacttttatacacttgcgagtgttcatacattataaatggaaatcttgtggtctattaatatattgatatgaaaaacctatgaactcaccaaccttttggttgacacttttaagcatgtttattctcaggtacgaattaagtcttccgctgtgcatttgctcaattgaaagatattatttggagtcattcatggcatatttaggtcggtacctcgcaatgggaccagatgttgatgacttcgtccagaggtATAAGGATGGGTCCTCACACTAAAAGATGTCTTAATGCACATCCAAGAGCCAATTGTCATTTTTAACATGAGCGATGACAAAAAGAATAAACATATACCAATATAAACTATGCTTTATACAATCAAAAAGGATTAGGTTGAGAAAAGAATTTCTATATCCATCTATGACGCTAATCTTTATACTTCCACCCCTTGTATACCTTGTATCACCAAATCTTTCTATATACCAAAGCTGATCACATACAACTGAAAATGCAGTTCTCCAATCCATAATCCGTTAACTGTCAAAAGTCAGCCttataacttcctctggtggcagatgaaaaagaagaatgaaggatacgataaccaaaaaaaaatatccaagtatcagaactggattaaacatttcacaatcttttggaagtatgaaataaggaagaagatgtaggagtggtgaaaataatgaaacggaagttgttaatttatagcgaaatatcagacataacaatcgaggcagattacgcatttaaaggaaatcttaatttccttaaatttcgaagaatcaaatcttatttagattatgaagattttctattccttaaattccggaaatcaatcgtaactacgtcaaaagttaagacgaatctctattctttcatttcactcttttacgataacttctctcatacgcttcgagaaatcggattgttttatccatattattcaacggtgataaaattctatttatcaactcatattcgtcatgaaaacatttttattgttagccatgacgacctcacttaaatttcgggacgaaatttctttaacgggtaggtactgtgatgacccggaaatttctgaccaaatttaaactttatctttaaatgatttaatgttttcgacacgataagcaaagtctgtaatgtgagtctcaaagttttgaaactatattcatgtaattaattattctttgactgttctcgaagattcacgaacaatatatatataacttaatgtgcatatatatatatatatatatatatatatatatatatatatatatatatatatatatatatatatatatatattttatttttatttttttaaatgcaAGGCTATGATATTACTCACAAATAGAGTTACACAGTTTGGAGATGGCAAGCCATTCCCCCATAATTACAAACAGAAAACAACAGTGAGACAGAGGTTCGCGAGTATGCAAACCGAACTTTAAAACGATTTACATGAATTACAAGGAATGAAGGTAAACATTGGGGTCGCTCAATCACGTTAGCCAATATAATTTCCTTCCTTTCGATCTTTGAGAGATCCACTCGAAGGATTTTATTTGGATTTCGTTCAACGAAATTGGAGTTATCCAAGTTTTATCACGGAATATTTTGTTGTTTCGGTTTTTCCATATATAATACGCACAAATCCACTCGATCGCTTGCCAAATATTTTTCCCAACGTCCGACATTGAGACCGGAGCATTACCACGAAGTATTTCACCAACACTATAATTTAAGAAGCTTCCTAATTTCCACCAACCAAATACTCGATTCCATAGTTCCAATGAGTGTTTGCAAAAAATTAAAGAATGGTCTACCGACTCTAAATCATCATCACAGAGAGGACATCTAACAGAGTGCAAATCAATACCTCTTTTGTCGAGTTCAATTTTCACCGGAAGACGATTCTTCAACGCACGCCACACAAAAATTTTGACTTTCTTTGGCACTAAGTTGTTTCGCATCGTTTCTTGAGGGATACCACTGACCGAGATCACATATTCATCAATTGCTTTAGTGAGGTCTTTTACATTGAACCTGCTGTTAGAGCTAAGAGCCCATCTCCACCAGTCTGGTTCATCGTTTTTCAGTCTGAACCCTGCTAGAAGTTCCATTAGTTCAGTTAACTCGATGTTAGTTCGACCCGACGGAGTACGTAACCAATCCCAATTTGTAGACAACCCATCATCCTGCATAATAAGCCTTTCACTGACCGCAGCCTCTTTTATCGACGATAGGGTTCCAATCCTTGAGCTTCGTCATTTTAGTACCTATTGGCAATCCGAGGTACATGAAAGGCAAATTCCCGACTTGACATCCAATGCATTTAGCAACAAAGTTTACATCTTCAAAACGCACCCCAATACCATACAAACAACTCTTATGAAAATTGACCTTTAGACCCTATGCGAGCTCAAAACAATGTAGCAAATTTCGAAGACTAGAAGAATTGGCCCTACTCCATTCACCAATAAAAATGGTGTCGTCCGCATATTGAAGATGCGAGACTAGGactttattgaaatgtcccgttcttattgattaaaaacgttccatattaattgattttgttgcgaggttttgacctctatatgagacgtttttcaaagactgcattcatttttaaaacaaaccataacctttatttcataaataaaggttcaaaaagctttacgtagattatcaaataatgataatctaaaatatcctgtttacacacgaccattacataatggtttaccctacaaatatgttacatcgaaatcagtttcttgaatgcagtttttacacaatatcatacaaacatggactccaaatcttgtccttattttagtatgcaacagcggaagctcttagtattcacctgagaataaacatgctttaaacgtcaacaaaaatgttggtgagttataggtttaacctatatatatcaaatcgtaacaatagaccacaagatttcatatttcaatacacatcccatacatagagataaaaatcattcatatcgtgaacacctggtaaccgacattaacaagatgcatatataagaatatccccatcattccgggacacccttcggatatgatataaatttcgaagtactaaagcatccggtactttggatggagtttgttaggcccaatagatctatctttaggattcgcgtcaattagggtgtctgttccctaattcttagattaccagacttaataataaggggcatattcgatttcgataattcaaccacagaatgtagtttcacatacttgtgtctattttgtaaatcatttataaaacctgcatgtattctcatcccaaaaatattagattttaaaagtgggactataactcactttcacagatttttacttcgttgagaagtaagacttggccactggttgattcatgaacctataacaatatatacatatatatcaaactatgttcaaaatatatttacaacacttttaatatattttgatgttttaagtttattaagtcagctgtcctcgttagtaacctataactagttgtccacagttagatgtacagaaataaatcgataaatattatcttgaatcaatccacgacccagtgtatacgtatctcagtattgatcacaactcaaactatatatattttgggatcaacctcaaccctgtatagctaactccaacattcacatatagagtgtctatggttgttccgaaatatatatatagatgtgtcgacatgataggtcgaaacattgtatacgtgtctatggtatctcaagattacataatatacaatacaagttgattaagttatggttggaatagatttgttaccaattttcacgtagctaaaatgagaaaaattatccaatcttgttttacccataacttcttcattttaaatccgttttgagtgaataaaattgctatggtttcatattgaactctattttatgaatctaaacagaaaaagtataggtttatagtcagaaaaataagttacaagtcatttttgtaaaggtagtcatttcagtcgaaagaacgacgtctagatgaccattttagaaaacatacttccactttgagtttaaccacaatttttggatatagtttcatgttcataataaaaatcattttcccagaataataacttttaaataaaagtttatcatagtttttaattaactaacccaaaacagcccgcagtgttactacgacggcataaatccggttttacggtgtttttcgtgtttccgggttttaaatcattaagttagcatatcatatagatatagaacatgtgtttagttgattttaaaagtcaagttagaaggattaacttttatttgctaacaagtttagaattaactaaactatgttctagtgattacaagtttaaaccttcgaataagatagctttatatgtatgaatcgaatgatgttatgaacatcattactacctcaagttccttggataaacctactggaaatgagaaaaatagatctagcttcaaaggatccttggatggcttgaaagttcttgaagcaaaatcatgacgcgaaaacaatttcaagtaagatttccactcgaaataatattgttatagttatagaaattgaattaaagtttgaatatgattattaccttgtattagaaagataacctactgtaagtaacaaaggtttcttgatcttggatgattacttggaatggatttagaaaacttggaagtaaacttgcaaccttggaagtattcttgattttatgaaactagaacttttggaatttatgaagaacacttagaacttgaagatagaacctgagagatcaattatatgaagaaaattgaagaatgaaagtgtttgtaggtgtttttggtcgttggtgtatggattagatataaaggatatgtaattttgttttcatgtaaataagtcatgaatgattactcatatttttgtaattttatgagatatttcatgctagttgccaaatgatggttcccacatgtgttaggtgactcacatgggctgctaatagctgatcattggagtgtatataccaatagtacatacatctaaaagctgtgtattgtacgagtacgaatacgggtgcatacgagtagaattgttgatgaaactgaacgaggatgtaattgtaagcatttttgttaagtagaagtattttgataagtgtcttgaagtctttcaaaagtgtatgaatacatattaaaacactacatgtatatacattttaactgagtcgttaagtcatcgttagtcgttacatgtaaatgttgttttgaaacctttaggttaacgatcttgttgaatgttgttaacccattgtttattataacaaatgagatgttaaattgttatattatcaagatattatgatatataatatatcttagtatgatatatatacagttaaatgtcgttacaacgataatcgttacatatatgtctcgtttcgaaatcattaagttagtagtcttatttttacatatgtatttcattgttaatacacttaataatatatttacttatcatttaacataattaaccaagtgtatcaatatcttaatatgattcatatgtacctagtaagacgttgttataacgataatcgttatatatatcgttttcgagtttcttaaattaatagtctcatttttatgtatataactcattgttaaaatacctaatgagatacatacttataataaaatcatgttaactatatatataaccatatatatgtcatcgtatagtttttacaagttttaacgttcgtgaataaccggtcaacttgggtggtcaattgtctatatgaaacctatttcaattaatcaagtcttaacaagtttgattgcttaacatgttggaaacacttaatcatgtaaataataatttcatttaatatatatataaacatggaaaagttcgggtcactacagtacctacccgttaaataaatttcgtcccgaaattttaagcatttggaggtgttgacgtatcttctggaaataaattcgggtatttcttcttcatatgatcttcacgctcccaggtgaactcgggtcctctacgagcattccatcgaaccttaacaatcggtatcttgttttgtttaagtctcttaacctcacgatccattatttcgacgggttcttcaatgaattgaagtttttcattgatttggatttcgtccaacggaatagtgagatcttctttagcaaaacatttcttcaaatttgagacgtggaaagtgttatgtatagccgcgagttgttgaggtagctccagttggtaagctactggtctgacacgatctataatcttgaatggtccaatgtaccttggatttagtttcccccgtttaccaaatcgaacaacgcctttccaaggtgaaaccttaagcatgaccatttctccaatttcaaactctatatcttttcttttactgttcgcgtagctcttttgtcgactctgggcggttttcaatctttgttgaatttggatgattttctcggtagtttcttgtattatctctggacccgtaatctctctatcccccacttcactccaacaaatcggagacctgcactttctaccataaagtgcttcaaacggtgccatctcaattcttgaatggtagctgttgttgtaggaaaattttgctaatggtagatgtcgatcccaactgtttccgaaatcaataacacatgctcgtagcatgtcttcaagcgtttgtatcgtcctttcactctgcccattggtttgtggatgataggcagtactcatgtctagacgagttcctaatgcttgctgtaatgtctgccagaatcttgaaataaatctgccatccctatcagagataatagagattggtattccatgtctggagacgacttccttcaaatatagtcgtgctaacttctccatcttgtcatcttctcttattggcaggaagtgtgctgatttggtgagacgatcaactattacccaaatagtatcataaccacttgcagtccttggcaatttagtaatgaaatccatggtaatgttttcccatttccattccgggatttcaggttgttgtagtagacctgatggtttctaatgttcagctttgaccttagaacacgtcaaacattctcctacatatttagcaatatcggctttcatacctggccaccaaaaatgtttcttaagatccttgtacatcttccccattccaggatgtattgagtatctggttttatgagcttctctaagtaccatttctctcatatctccaaattttggtacccaaattctttcagccctataccggattccgtcttcccgaatatttagatgcttctccgatcctttgggtatttcatcctttaaattttcctcttttaaaactccttgttgcgcctcctttatttgagtagtaaggttagtgtgaatcattatattcatagattttactcgaatgggttctctgtcctttctgctcaaggcgtcggctaccacatttgccttccccgggtggtaacgaatctcaaagtcgtaatcattcaacaattgaatccacctacgctgcctcatattcagttgtttctgattaaatatgtgttgaagacttttgtggtcggtatatataatacttttgaccccatataagtagtgcctccaagtctttaatgcaaaaacaaccgcgcctaattccaaatcatgcgtcgtataattttgctcgtgaatcttcaattgtctagacgcataagcaatcaccttcgtccgttgcattaatacacaaccgagaccttgctttgatgcgtcacaataaatcacaaaatcatcattcccttcaggcaatgacaatataggtgccgtagttagctttttcttcaataattgaaacgacttctcttgttcatccttccattcaaatttcttccctttatgcgttaatgcagtcaagggttttgctattttggagaaatcttggatgaatcttctgtagtaaccagccaatcctaaaaattgacgtatatgcttcggagtttttggggtttcccacttttcaacggtttcgatctttgccgggtccacctggattccttctttgttcactatgtgaccgaggaattgaacttcttccaaccaaaatgcacactttgaaaacttagcgtacagtttttctttcctcaatacttctagcacttttctcaaatgttcttcgtgctcttgatcattctttgagtaaataagtatgtcatcgatgaaaacaatgacaaacttgtcaagatatggcccacacactcggttcataaggtccatgaacacagctggtgcgttagtcaatccaaacggcataaccataaactcgtaatgaccataacgcatcctaaaagcagtttttggaatatcatcctcctttactcgcatttgatgatatccagaacgtaaatcgatcttcgaataaaccgacgatccttgtagttgatcaaataagtcgtcaattctcggcagtggataacggtttttgatggtaagtttgttcaactttctgtagtcaatacacaacctaaatgtaccatccttcttcttgacaaacaaaacaggagctccccatggtgatgtgcttggtcgaatgaaaccacgttctaatagttcttgcagttggctttgcagttctttcatctcgctgggtgcgagtctataaggagcacgagctattggtgcagctcctggtacaagatctatttgaaattcaacagatcgatgtggaggtagtcccggtaattctttcggaaatacatcgggaaattcttttgcgacgggaacatcattgatgctcttttcttcagtttgtactttctcgacgtgtgctagaacagcatagcaaccttttcttattagtttttgtgccttcaaattactaataagatgtagcttcatgttgcccttttctccgtacaccattaagggttctccttcttctcatacaatgcgaattgcatttttataacatacgatctctgctttcaccttcttcagccactccatgccaactattacatcaaaactccctaactctactggtatcaaatcaatcttaaatatttcgctacccagtttaatttctcgattccggcatatattatctgctgaaattaatttaccgtttgctaaatcgagtaaaaatttactatccaacggcgtcaatggacaacttaatttagcacaaaaatctctactcatatagcttctatccgcacccgaatcaaataaaacgtaagcagatttattgtcaataagatatgtacccgtaacaagctccgggtcttcctgtgcctctgccgcattaatattgaaaactcttccgcggccttgtccattcgtgttctcctggttcgggcaatttctaataatgtggcccggttttccacatttataacaaactacattggcataacttgctccgatactacttgctccgccattactcgttccgacaccatttgttcctttcgttctgttaacccctggtccgtagacctcacacttcgccgtgctatgaccatttcttttacacttgtgcaaaatttggtgcagaaccccgagtgatacttttcacacctttggcatagctgcttctgattgttgttgttgttgttgcggttgttattattgttgggatgattgttgtagttgctgctgctgttgttgttgttgttgttgttgttgttgttgttgggccgtttgttgtagttgcgattgatgttgcgattgttgggataattgttgcgattattattgtaattgatgttgttgtattggtgattcttatcaccgttttcctcccactttcttttgacttgcttcacattggcctcttcagccgtctgttctttaattctttcctcaatctggtttactagtttgtgagccattctacatgcctgttgtatggaggcgggctcgtgtgaacttatatcttcttggattctttccggtaatcctttcacaaacgcgtcgatcttctcttcctcattttcgaacgctcccggacacaatatgcacaattctgtgaatcgtctttcgtacgtggtaatatcaaatccttgggttcgtaaccctctaagttctgtcttgagcttattgacctcggttctgggacggtacttctcgttcatcaagtgcttgaatgctgaccacggtagtgcgtacgcatcatcttgtcccacttgctctagataggtattccaccatgttaacgtagaacctgtgaaggtatgcatagcgtacttcactttgtcctcttcagtacacttacttatggcaaacaccgattcgaccttctcg
Proteins encoded in this region:
- the LOC139864766 gene encoding uncharacterized protein, with amino-acid sequence MQDDGLSTNWDWLRTPSGRTNIELTELMELLAGFRLKNDEPDWWRWALSSNSRFNVKDLTKAIDEYVISVSGIPQETMRNNLVPKKVKIFVWRALKNRLPVKIELDKRGIDLHSVRCPLCDDDLESVDHSLIFCKHSLELWNRVFGWWKLGSFLNYSVGEILRGNAPVSMSDVGKNIWQAIEWICAYYIWKNRNNKIFRDKTWITPISLNEIQIKSFEWISQRSKGRKLYWLT